The genomic interval GCGCGCGTCATCACGTCGACGGGCGCTGACCTCGGCGCCGCGATCACGGGCGCGATCGGCGCGCTGTCTGGACCATTGCACGGCGGTGCACCGTCGCGTGCGCTGGACCTGCTGGACGAGATCGGCTCGGTGGAGCGTGCCGACGAGGTCGTCCGACGCAAGGTCCGGACCGGTGAGCGGATCATGGGGTTCGGCCACCGCGTCTACAAGACCCGCGACCCGCGGTCGGTCCTGCTGCGCGAGGTCGCCGAGCGCGTCGGTGGTGACGAGGCGCAGCTGGCGACGTCCGTCGAGGACATCGTGGTCGATGTCCTCGCCGAGCTGAAGCCGGGGCGCGAGCTGTACGCCAACGTCGAGTACTACGCCGGGATCGTGATGGACTCCTCGGACCTGCCGGCCGAGCTGTTCACGGCAACGTTCGCGGCAAGCCGCACCGTGGGGTGGTGCGCGCACGTGATGGAGCAAGCGGCGGACAACCGCATCATCCGCCCGTCGGCCCGGTACGTGGGGCCACCGCCGCCCCAGGACGTGCCGACCATCGACTGACCGCGACGGGTGGATCGGCGCGCCCGGACAGGCACCGACGCAGCGCGGGGCGCCTTCAGCCGCCCTGGAAGCGGTAGGAGGCGAGGAAGTACGGCCACAGCTGCCGTGCGACCCGATCGAACCTGTCCTGGCGCGCCTGGAGGTTGAGCGCGAAGCCGAAGTCGCCCCGGTTGACGCCGAGGTTGTACGCGTGCAACTCGGTGCCGCCGTCCCGGTAGCGGTACTCCCACAGCGCCGCGCGGTCTCCCCGGAAGGTCGTCGGCGTGAGCTGGAGCCGTTGGTAGTCGTCCTGCCGTGACCGCAGGCCGGCTTCCACGGTGCGCCAGGCCCCGACTGGGTCGCGCCGCTCGGAGACCCAGTCGAGCCGGAGATAGGTCCCGGTGGCAGGGTCGCGCAGATCGGTGATCGTCGCGGAACGCTCGATCACCTGCCAGCCGGGCGGATGGGCGACGCTGTAGGGCTGACGCCCACCGTCGAACGTCACCCAGTCGGGGGGTACCTGCACGTCATCGAGCGCGGGGAGGACCCCGTCGGTCTGCGGTTGCGGCGCGGGTGTCGAGGGCGGATCGGCATCCGGCGGCGGGTCGGGAGCCGCCTGCGAAGGTGTAGGTGTCGGCGAGGGTCCACCGGCTGACTCGTCCGTGGACCCGCCCGTGCCCGTGGAACCGCGGGTTGGGGCCGCAGCGCTCTCCGACCGTTCGCTCGGTGTGGCGGCTACGCCGGCGGCGGCCGGTGTGTCCCGTCGCTCGTTGCCATCGACGAGCCACCAGCCCGCGGCGGCGATCACAGCGGCGAGCATCAGCGCGAGTGCCACGGGTAGCAGCCGGCGACCCGAGCGGGACCGGCGGGCAGACCGGCCCGGGCCCCGTGACCAGTCCGGCGCGCGTGCGACGCCCGCGGCGGCGCGCCGGGCGGCGGGGTCACCGTCGTCAGCCGTGTCACGGGTGGACCCGGGCAGATCCCCATCGACCGGCTCGCTGCCACTCACCCTCACCCCCGCCGACGCCGCGCCACGCTGGCCGGCGGCGGTACCCTCCTCGTCCGCCGCGGGGGCGCCGCGGTCAGTGTCGGCGTCGACCCCGGGTCCCACCGCAGCGCCGGCGGCCCCGGCGGCCACGGCCCGGGCCGACGCGATCTCCTCAGTCGTGCGTTCCGCTGCGTCCTCGTCGGGAAGGACACCACCCAGCGCCGCCACCCGTTCCAGTCGGCCCCGCAACGCGGCCGCGTCGGGCCGGTCGGTCGGATCCTTGACGAGCAGATCGGTCAGCACGTCGGCCAGGGCACCGGCGCGCTCCGGCGCGCGCGGTGCCTCGTTGAGCGCGGCGACGACGGTCGCCATCGATCCGGAGGACCTGAACGGAGGCACGCCCTCGACCGCGTAGTACAGGGTGGCGCCGAGGCCGTAGAGGTCGGCCGCCGGGCCGACCTCGTCGCCGCGCGCGTGCTCGGGGGCGATGTAGGCCGGCGTGCCCATCACCACACCCGTCGCGGTCAGCGTCGACTCGTCGCCCAGTCGAGCGATCCCGAAGTCGGCCAGGCGTGGCCGGTCACCGTCGATCAGCACGTTGCTGGGCTTGATGTCCCGGTGGATGATCCCCTCGCGGTGCGCCGCCTCCAGCGTGTCGAGCACCTGCAGCCCCAGCCGCGCAGCCGTCGGCGGCGTCAGGGGACCGGCACGACGGACGAGCGTCGCCAGGTCCGGCGCCTCGACCAGTTCCATGATGAGGTGGACGGTGCCATCGCCCTCGATGATGTCGTAGATGCCAACGACACCGGCACCGCCCAGCCGCGCGGCCGCACGCGCCTCGCGCAGTGCGCGCGACCGCCCGACCGCTGCCTCGTCGGCGTCGATGGGGAAGGTGATCTCCTTGACCGCAACGGCACGGTCGAGACGCTCGTCGTACCCACGCCAGACCGCGCCGGACCCGCCACGGCCGACAAGACGGTCCAGCCGGTAGCGGCCGGCGACGCGGCGGACAGATGATGCGTCGGTGGCCATGCAGCCTGTCTGCCCGGTCGGCGACCGCGAGGAACGTCAGATGCGCACTCCGTGCATCGCGCAGCGCCCGACGTGGCAGCTCAGCCTCCTGTCGCGGCGACGGACGACGTGCCGCTCAGCCGTCCTCGCGGTAGGCGATGCCCATGATCCGCAGGTGGAACGTGTCGCTCAGCAGTCGGCCCGGACGGCGGATCCCGAAGTCCGAGCAGCGCAGCGACGCGGAACCCGAGAACACGACGGCGTCGCCGTCATCGACGGTCCGCACGACACCGACCGCGATGCGGGCCGGCCGTGAGACCCCACCCAGTGTCAGGTCGCCGACGAGCGCCCAGAGGGGACGGTCGCCGTCGTGCGTGACGAACGACTCCAGGATCGGCTCCATCCGACTGGCCTCGAACGTCGCGACCGGCGCGGTGGAGGGTTCGATCTCGTGTCCGGGCCGCGCGGCGTGGTGGCCGGCGACCTGGGTGAGATCTCCGACATCGACGCGCACCGAGATGTTGACCGACATCAGGTCGGTCGGGACCTCGATCGTTCCCGCGACCCGCCCGGCGACGCGGGTCAACGGGATGCCGGCGTAGCGCAGGCGGACCTCGACGCGCGTCTGGGCGTCGTCGATGCCGTAGCGGCCCACTCCACCACGGGCACGGACTTCGGTGCGGTCCGCATCGGCGGCGTTCGTCGGCGTCACGGGCGTTCCTCCTGCATCCATGTTGCTCTCACACGGCGGACCCTAGGTGCCCGGCTCGGCGGCCGAATCGCCAATTCTTGGGAAACCCGACTCCTGCCGCAGCTCCGCGCGAGGGAGCCGTCAGGTCCGCATACAGGTTTCCCGTGGGTTCGGCGAGAAACGGGCGGGGCCGACGCCCGGCACGCCCCACGGTCCGGGCACGCGTCCGACGGACCCGGCAGCGAGTACGGTCTGCGTCGTTCACGACAGGAGGAGTGTGCATGAGGATCCTCGTCACCGGTGGCGCCGGCTTCATCGGCGCCAACCTCGTCGCCCGCCTCACCCGCACCCCTGGGATCGACCGGATCGTCGTCGTGGACGACCTGTCGACCGGCGACGCCGCCCGCCTCGAGCGGTTCGCCGACGTGGAGCTTCGCAAGGGGTCCGTGCTGGACACCCGCCTGTTGCGCGACACCGCCGACGGCTGCGACGCCGTCGTGCACCTCGCTGCGCTCGCGTCGGTCCCCGAGTCACTGGACCGTCCGAGCGACTACCACGACGTCAACGTCACGGGCACGCTCCGGGTGCTGGAGGCCGCGCGTGGGTCCGGCGCGCACGTGATCGTGGCGTCGTCGGCCGCGGTCTACGGCCAGAACCCGCCGTTGCCGGCGGCCGAGTCGTTGCCACCCGACCTGCACAGCGTGTACGCATCGAGCAAGCTGGCCGCCGAGGCCCACGCGCTGGCGTACGGCAACGCGTTCGATCTGCCCGTGCTGGTGCTGCGGTTCTTCAACGTGTTCGGACCGTTGCAGGATGTCGGCCACGCCTACGCCGCCGTCGTCCCGGCGTTCGTGTCGGCCGCGGTCGCGGGGGAGCCGCTGCAGTTCTTCGGTGATGGCGAGCAGACCCGTGACATGGTCCCGGTCGGGGCCGTGACCGCTGTGGTGACCGACGCGATCGCGCGCCGGGTGACCCACAGCGCACCGGTGAACCTGGCCATCGGCACTCGCCACAGCCTGCTGGAGATCGCCGATGCGCTCGAGGAGATCCTCGGCCGGCCACTCGAGCGCCGCCACGGACCTCCTCGCGCCGGGGACGTCCGCCACTCACAGGCCGACACGACAGCGCTCCGGCGGCTGTTCCCCGATCTGCGGGTTCCCGACTTCTCGGACGAGCTGCGGGCCACCGTCGAGTGGTTCGAGCGCGGCCGATCGGCGGATGGCCGCCTGAGCTGACGCAGACGGGTTCGCACGCGGAACCTTCCCGCCCCTCGCAACGTCCTACAGCTGTCGTAGCACACCGGACGGAAGGAGCGTGGTGATGAAGCGGACAGGCGTGATGGTCCTGCTGGCGATGATGGTCGTGGTCGCCGGCTGCGCCGGTGGCGGCGCCGAGGAGGCTGCAGGCGGTGGGGGGCAACGCGCGCAGACGGACGAGTCCGGTCCCCAGCGGGCGGCGGCGGACGGGGAGGCCGACATGGCGGCACCCGAGGAGGGCGACGGTGCCGACGACGTCGCCGCGGCCGGCGAGGGCGGGGCCGTGACCGCGGCAACGCTGGCGGCCGTCGGGGAGCGGGTCGTGCGCGACGGCACGCTGCGGATGCGTGTCGGAGCCGGCGCGTTCGACGGCGCCTTCGACGAACTCGTGGGACTGGCCGGGCGGTTCGGTGGCACGGTGCTGGCCAGCGACGCCACGACCGCGGACGACGGCTCGACATCCGGAACCGTGACGATCAAGGTGCCGACCGAAGACTTCGACGCGCTGCTCGTCGCGGTCGGACAGGTGGGCGAGATCGAGCAGCGATCGATCACGTCGGAGGACGTGTCCGGCGAGTTCATCGACCTCGAGGCGCGACTGCGGCACAACCGGGCACAGGAACGCTTCTACCTGTCACTGCTCGACCGCGCCGACGACGTCGAGGACGCCATCGCCGTGCAGCAGCGCGTCGAGGGCATCCAGCAGACGATTGAGCGGATCGAGGGCCGGCTGCGGTTCCTGGAGGACCGGACGAGCTTCTCCCGTCTGACCGTCGAGGTGTTCGAGGCCGGCGGCGCGTACCAGCCGGGCGGCTCCCCTGCGCCGAGCTTCGCTCGGTACTGGGCGACCGCACGCGCAGCGCTGGTGACGGTGCTGGGTGGCGCACTGGTCGTGGCGACCGTGGCGCTGCCGTTCCTGCTGACCGGTGCGATCATCCTTGTCGTCGTGCGCCGACACGGCACGGCGCGCCGTCGGACCGCCACGCCCGAGGCGTGACGCGGTCACGGCGACCAGCCGATCAGCCGCGCCGGGTTGTGCCAGCACACCGCACGCAGCCAGTCCGCGCCGAGTCCGAGCCGTGCGAGGGCGTCGACCTGGTGGGCATAGCTGTACGGGATGTTCGGGAAGTCGCTGC from Euzebyales bacterium carries:
- a CDS encoding serine/threonine-protein kinase → MATDASSVRRVAGRYRLDRLVGRGGSGAVWRGYDERLDRAVAVKEITFPIDADEAAVGRSRALREARAAARLGGAGVVGIYDIIEGDGTVHLIMELVEAPDLATLVRRAGPLTPPTAARLGLQVLDTLEAAHREGIIHRDIKPSNVLIDGDRPRLADFGIARLGDESTLTATGVVMGTPAYIAPEHARGDEVGPAADLYGLGATLYYAVEGVPPFRSSGSMATVVAALNEAPRAPERAGALADVLTDLLVKDPTDRPDAAALRGRLERVAALGGVLPDEDAAERTTEEIASARAVAAGAAGAAVGPGVDADTDRGAPAADEEGTAAGQRGAASAGVRVSGSEPVDGDLPGSTRDTADDGDPAARRAAAGVARAPDWSRGPGRSARRSRSGRRLLPVALALMLAAVIAAAGWWLVDGNERRDTPAAAGVAATPSERSESAAAPTRGSTGTGGSTDESAGGPSPTPTPSQAAPDPPPDADPPSTPAPQPQTDGVLPALDDVQVPPDWVTFDGGRQPYSVAHPPGWQVIERSATITDLRDPATGTYLRLDWVSERRDPVGAWRTVEAGLRSRQDDYQRLQLTPTTFRGDRAALWEYRYRDGGTELHAYNLGVNRGDFGFALNLQARQDRFDRVARQLWPYFLASYRFQGG
- a CDS encoding YceI family protein, with amino-acid sequence MTPTNAADADRTEVRARGGVGRYGIDDAQTRVEVRLRYAGIPLTRVAGRVAGTIEVPTDLMSVNISVRVDVGDLTQVAGHHAARPGHEIEPSTAPVATFEASRMEPILESFVTHDGDRPLWALVGDLTLGGVSRPARIAVGVVRTVDDGDAVVFSGSASLRCSDFGIRRPGRLLSDTFHLRIMGIAYREDG
- a CDS encoding NAD-dependent epimerase/dehydratase family protein; this encodes MRILVTGGAGFIGANLVARLTRTPGIDRIVVVDDLSTGDAARLERFADVELRKGSVLDTRLLRDTADGCDAVVHLAALASVPESLDRPSDYHDVNVTGTLRVLEAARGSGAHVIVASSAAVYGQNPPLPAAESLPPDLHSVYASSKLAAEAHALAYGNAFDLPVLVLRFFNVFGPLQDVGHAYAAVVPAFVSAAVAGEPLQFFGDGEQTRDMVPVGAVTAVVTDAIARRVTHSAPVNLAIGTRHSLLEIADALEEILGRPLERRHGPPRAGDVRHSQADTTALRRLFPDLRVPDFSDELRATVEWFERGRSADGRLS
- a CDS encoding DUF4349 domain-containing protein produces the protein MKRTGVMVLLAMMVVVAGCAGGGAEEAAGGGGQRAQTDESGPQRAAADGEADMAAPEEGDGADDVAAAGEGGAVTAATLAAVGERVVRDGTLRMRVGAGAFDGAFDELVGLAGRFGGTVLASDATTADDGSTSGTVTIKVPTEDFDALLVAVGQVGEIEQRSITSEDVSGEFIDLEARLRHNRAQERFYLSLLDRADDVEDAIAVQQRVEGIQQTIERIEGRLRFLEDRTSFSRLTVEVFEAGGAYQPGGSPAPSFARYWATARAALVTVLGGALVVATVALPFLLTGAIILVVVRRHGTARRRTATPEA